Proteins from one Mesorhizobium sp. AR10 genomic window:
- a CDS encoding hydantoinase/oxoprolinase family protein translates to MRKFKLGVDVGGTFTDLVAIDDAGNTVIAKSPSTPEDQSLGVIQGLNILAERLGTDLAGLLSNTERFVHGTTVATNALLEKKGAKVALITTQGHRDVLEMREGFKEDRYNLRLAPFEPLVPRDLRYGLAERTDFEGRVIQPVDLNGLAEIVSDLKRRDIGSVAICLLHSYRNAKHEEEVESYLRSELPDVFVSRSSDVLPQIKEYERTSTTVVNAYVGPAVKRYLTNLECRLQEAGFLGRLFIILSHGGMAPVEEAWRLASATVLSGPAGGIAGSRMCAQLLSMPDLIPFDMGGTSTDISLILGGHAILSADGDLAGQRIALKSLDIASIASGGGSIAKITPSGQFDVGPASAGSVPGPVCYDNGGREITVTDANLILGYLDPDNFLGGKKKLNYPEALKRMQALAETLGVGVHDAAAGIYRLVNMKMADGIRIMTLRRGVDPRRFALLSFGGAAGLHAVAVARELEIPKVVIPTMASVLSAWGMLNSDLRYEVSRTLVGEVRAHAAEIATLFADLDREARAKLSQWYTSEIRTVYSAEMRYGEQIFEIDVSLDGADISSPEFADDVIERFHRQHEQLYTYALRDQEVTFVNARVAAVGPVDSGARQDAVSVPQREAPPPNCSRPAYFGVWTDTPVYEMADLPVGATLAGPAILVAETTSVIVQKDDIATVNSLGWVEISLADLRQY, encoded by the coding sequence ATGAGAAAGTTCAAGCTTGGCGTGGATGTCGGCGGCACTTTTACAGACCTGGTCGCGATCGATGACGCGGGCAATACAGTCATCGCGAAATCTCCTTCAACGCCGGAAGATCAATCTTTAGGTGTCATCCAAGGCCTCAATATTCTCGCGGAGCGCCTCGGCACGGATCTGGCGGGACTCCTTTCTAACACAGAACGCTTTGTCCATGGCACCACAGTGGCCACCAATGCGCTTCTGGAAAAGAAGGGCGCCAAGGTCGCATTGATCACCACGCAAGGGCATCGCGATGTCTTGGAAATGCGCGAAGGCTTCAAAGAAGATCGTTATAATCTCCGACTTGCGCCATTTGAACCTCTGGTCCCTCGCGATCTCCGCTACGGTCTGGCTGAGCGGACTGATTTCGAAGGGAGGGTTATTCAGCCGGTAGATCTGAACGGATTGGCTGAGATCGTTTCAGACCTCAAGCGGCGGGACATCGGTTCGGTGGCGATCTGCCTCCTGCATTCTTATCGGAATGCAAAGCATGAGGAAGAAGTCGAATCCTACCTTCGTTCCGAGCTTCCAGATGTCTTCGTTTCCCGATCCAGTGACGTTCTGCCACAAATCAAGGAATATGAACGCACATCGACAACGGTGGTGAACGCTTATGTTGGGCCTGCGGTAAAACGCTATCTCACCAATCTGGAGTGCCGGCTCCAAGAGGCCGGGTTCCTCGGCCGCCTGTTCATCATCCTCTCGCATGGAGGCATGGCTCCCGTAGAGGAAGCATGGCGCCTCGCCTCTGCAACCGTTCTTTCCGGGCCTGCAGGCGGCATTGCGGGTTCCAGAATGTGCGCGCAGCTCCTGTCTATGCCCGATCTTATTCCCTTCGACATGGGAGGAACGTCGACGGATATATCGCTGATTCTTGGGGGCCACGCGATCCTGTCCGCAGACGGCGATCTGGCCGGACAGCGTATCGCGCTGAAGAGCCTCGACATAGCGTCGATTGCATCGGGGGGTGGGTCGATTGCTAAGATCACGCCGTCCGGCCAGTTTGATGTCGGCCCTGCAAGTGCCGGCTCTGTGCCTGGTCCCGTATGCTACGACAATGGCGGCCGCGAAATTACAGTCACAGACGCGAACCTGATTCTAGGATATCTCGATCCAGACAATTTTCTGGGTGGTAAGAAGAAGCTGAACTATCCTGAAGCACTAAAGCGCATGCAGGCTCTAGCTGAAACTCTAGGGGTTGGCGTGCATGATGCGGCGGCTGGGATCTATCGTCTGGTCAACATGAAAATGGCAGACGGGATCCGGATTATGACGCTGCGGCGCGGTGTTGACCCCCGGAGATTCGCCCTTCTTAGCTTTGGCGGTGCTGCTGGATTGCACGCTGTTGCTGTCGCGCGGGAACTCGAGATTCCGAAGGTTGTGATACCGACCATGGCCTCCGTTCTATCGGCATGGGGGATGCTGAATTCCGACCTCCGCTATGAAGTGAGCCGGACCTTGGTTGGTGAGGTTCGCGCGCATGCGGCCGAGATAGCAACGCTTTTCGCTGACTTGGATCGTGAGGCTCGAGCAAAGCTGTCGCAGTGGTACACGAGCGAAATCAGAACCGTTTACAGCGCTGAAATGCGCTATGGTGAGCAAATCTTCGAAATTGATGTTTCTCTCGATGGAGCAGACATCAGCTCTCCGGAATTTGCTGACGACGTCATTGAGCGATTTCATCGTCAACATGAGCAACTATACACCTACGCCCTTCGGGACCAGGAGGTGACGTTCGTTAATGCTCGCGTCGCTGCAGTTGGTCCCGTAGATTCCGGCGCTCGGCAGGACGCGGTGTCAGTACCCCAACGTGAGGCACCGCCACCGAACTGTAGCCGTCCGGCCTATTTTGGTGTTTGGACCGACACACCCGTGTATGAAATGGCCGACCTGCCCGTGGGGGCCACATTAGCCGGGCCTGCGATTCTAGTGGCGGAGACGACTAGCGTCATCGTCCAAAAGGACGATATCGCCACGGTGAATTCATTGGGCTGGGTCGAGATTAGTCTTGCGGATCTCAGACAATATTGA
- a CDS encoding ABC transporter substrate-binding protein, translating to MQTTVKHLAFGAALLLSALPFAARSQDVAANLKGTGEVVITSGGGTWEEAQKKAFFDPFTRDTGIKVVLVPEDHAKLLASIKLGQPEADITGISGGALTGWVDKGAVEEIDYSFFAKDTLTGMPEQMKNKYGVGALLSSTVVAFNTNKYPASGKQPKNWVDFYNVNDFPGKRTLPKCEKILDGGLIEGALMGDGVSPDKLYPLDLDRAFKKIEDMKPNVGRWWVAGADAPQSLISGEVDIAAAYNGRIFKAKQEGAPLELSWDQSLLQLDYWLVMKGSPNKENAAKFLAYISQAKPQADFAEAISYGPINNDAYKLLPKEMVGILPGSPELVKKQVFQNYSWWGEKAADGRTNWDVALERCVAMLSQ from the coding sequence ATGCAGACCACAGTCAAGCATCTCGCATTTGGAGCCGCGCTGCTGCTCTCAGCGCTGCCGTTCGCCGCTCGGTCACAGGACGTGGCCGCGAACCTCAAGGGAACGGGTGAAGTCGTCATCACATCGGGTGGCGGGACCTGGGAGGAAGCGCAGAAGAAGGCCTTTTTCGATCCGTTTACGCGCGACACTGGCATCAAGGTCGTGCTCGTCCCGGAAGATCATGCGAAGCTTCTGGCATCGATAAAGCTCGGCCAACCGGAAGCCGACATCACAGGGATTTCCGGCGGTGCACTTACGGGTTGGGTGGACAAGGGCGCGGTCGAGGAGATCGACTACAGCTTTTTTGCCAAGGACACCCTGACCGGCATGCCGGAGCAGATGAAGAACAAATACGGGGTCGGCGCCCTGCTCTCTTCCACGGTCGTCGCTTTCAACACCAACAAGTATCCGGCCAGCGGCAAGCAGCCGAAGAACTGGGTTGATTTTTACAATGTGAACGATTTCCCCGGAAAGCGCACCTTGCCCAAATGCGAGAAGATCCTCGACGGCGGCCTGATTGAGGGAGCGCTCATGGGGGACGGTGTTTCTCCAGACAAGCTCTATCCTCTCGACCTGGACCGCGCCTTCAAAAAGATCGAGGACATGAAGCCGAATGTCGGCCGCTGGTGGGTAGCAGGAGCAGATGCTCCCCAGAGCCTGATCAGCGGTGAAGTTGATATTGCTGCTGCCTATAACGGGCGCATCTTCAAGGCAAAGCAGGAGGGTGCGCCCCTGGAGCTCTCCTGGGACCAATCGCTCCTTCAGCTGGACTACTGGCTGGTCATGAAGGGATCGCCCAACAAGGAGAATGCCGCCAAGTTCCTGGCCTATATCTCGCAAGCCAAGCCGCAGGCTGATTTCGCAGAGGCGATCTCCTACGGCCCCATCAACAACGACGCCTACAAGCTGCTGCCCAAAGAGATGGTCGGTATTCTGCCGGGATCACCCGAGCTCGTGAAAAAGCAGGTTTTCCAGAACTACAGCTGGTGGGGTGAAAAGGCTGCCGACGGCCGCACAAACTGGGATGTCGCGCTCGAACGCTGCGTCGCAATGCTCTCACAGTGA
- a CDS encoding enoyl-CoA hydratase/isomerase family protein, which yields MADRYILVEKRDNVAVVTLNRPEILNAWHAPMRAQLIDAFLELETDKIVRAIVLTGAGDRAFCAGQDLNEAKTFDGDTGSAWIAEWERLYDAIRSLSKPLIAALNGVAAGSAFQVALLCDFRIGHAGVRMGQPEINSGIASVTGPWIMREIIGLARTTDLTLSGRLMNAEECHAIGIINQIVPAETVLEAALSLARELGSKPPVAMRLDKQWLREMTEVGFRECLHAAVRIHREAYASGETAQMMEKFLAERASRKA from the coding sequence ATGGCGGATCGCTACATTCTAGTCGAAAAGCGCGACAACGTCGCTGTAGTCACCCTGAACAGGCCAGAGATCCTGAACGCTTGGCACGCGCCGATGCGGGCCCAACTGATTGATGCCTTCCTGGAACTTGAGACGGATAAGATCGTTCGCGCGATTGTTCTCACGGGGGCAGGGGACCGGGCATTTTGCGCTGGCCAAGACCTGAATGAAGCTAAGACTTTTGACGGAGACACTGGCTCGGCGTGGATCGCAGAGTGGGAACGTTTGTACGACGCCATCCGGTCGCTCTCCAAACCTCTCATTGCAGCCTTGAACGGAGTTGCCGCCGGCTCTGCGTTTCAAGTGGCACTCCTTTGCGACTTTCGGATCGGCCACGCAGGCGTGCGCATGGGCCAGCCCGAAATCAATTCAGGCATCGCGAGTGTGACGGGTCCATGGATCATGCGCGAAATCATCGGGCTTGCCCGCACGACAGACCTGACGCTTAGCGGCCGGTTGATGAATGCAGAGGAATGTCATGCCATCGGGATCATCAACCAGATTGTTCCAGCCGAAACGGTGCTTGAGGCCGCCCTGTCGCTTGCGCGTGAGCTGGGTTCGAAGCCGCCCGTAGCGATGCGGCTGGATAAGCAGTGGCTACGAGAGATGACTGAAGTCGGATTCCGAGAGTGTCTTCATGCCGCTGTGCGGATCCATCGAGAAGCTTACGCGTCAGGTGAGACGGCACAGATGATGGAAAAATTTCTGGCCGAGCGTGCATCCCGGAAGGCGTGA
- a CDS encoding hydantoinase B/oxoprolinase family protein: MNITVDPITRSVVQHRLTAIVNEMGEAMLRTTYSQILNSGRDFSLAICDTNNRLIAQADHIPVHVGALPWATLAVQQAFAEVKPGDVFLLNDPYHGGSHLPDLTAFVPVFDGEQQLFWTVVRAHQSDIGGATYGGYNPRAREIYEEGLRIPPIKLYDQGVLRDDLLNMIALNVRNSRDFRGDLSAMLGAVRLGEIRLRKLFSELGCTTVIEAIAQILDASEDQARKTVSTWQDGIYFGEAFIDDDGYGRTDIRISAKVTKSGDSIEIDLSDSDEQVVSFVNSPFANMQAAAAVAFFFLLDPETPKNSGALRALSVKARQGTVVWADEGRAVSMCTSHPATEIMQAVMMAMAHACPDRVVAGWGKRFRIAIQGHNPRSGRSFIWHLFHARPGGGASSAGDGWHSGGEWTTVGGLKFGSIELTEARYPLHFRSHELEPGTGGAGKHRGGLGTRLDLELLIDRPATANTAGDGTVHAPPGIVGGSPGAPHRYLLRKADGGETLLKTKDVGIGLSPGDVLEIHSSGGGGWGHASDRSAELIARDRQLGWE; encoded by the coding sequence ATGAATATCACGGTCGATCCAATAACTCGTTCTGTAGTGCAGCATCGCCTCACTGCAATTGTGAATGAAATGGGCGAAGCCATGCTTCGAACCACCTATTCCCAGATTTTGAATTCTGGTCGCGATTTTTCGCTAGCCATCTGCGACACAAACAACCGACTGATCGCTCAGGCCGATCACATACCGGTGCACGTTGGCGCACTTCCATGGGCTACCCTGGCGGTGCAGCAGGCGTTCGCCGAAGTGAAACCGGGTGATGTCTTCCTGCTGAACGATCCCTACCACGGCGGCAGCCACCTACCTGACCTCACGGCTTTTGTGCCCGTTTTCGATGGCGAACAACAACTGTTTTGGACGGTTGTTCGAGCGCATCAATCAGATATCGGGGGCGCTACCTACGGGGGTTATAATCCGCGCGCGCGCGAGATTTACGAGGAAGGTCTGCGCATTCCGCCTATCAAGCTCTACGATCAAGGCGTTCTTCGTGACGACCTGCTTAACATGATTGCGTTGAACGTCAGGAATTCACGCGACTTTCGCGGTGATCTTTCCGCAATGCTTGGAGCTGTCAGGCTCGGTGAAATCCGCTTGCGAAAGCTTTTCTCAGAGCTTGGTTGCACCACTGTAATTGAGGCGATCGCTCAGATCCTCGACGCGTCCGAAGACCAAGCTCGGAAAACCGTATCCACATGGCAGGATGGGATCTACTTTGGAGAAGCCTTCATTGACGATGATGGCTATGGGCGAACTGACATAAGGATTTCCGCTAAGGTTACCAAATCAGGCGACAGCATCGAAATCGACCTGTCTGATTCAGACGAGCAGGTGGTCAGTTTTGTCAATTCGCCATTCGCAAACATGCAGGCAGCGGCCGCTGTCGCTTTCTTTTTTCTGCTCGACCCGGAAACACCAAAAAACTCTGGAGCGCTGAGAGCGTTATCGGTCAAGGCGCGCCAGGGGACGGTTGTGTGGGCCGACGAAGGTCGCGCCGTCTCAATGTGTACCAGCCATCCTGCGACAGAGATCATGCAGGCTGTGATGATGGCAATGGCTCACGCCTGCCCGGATCGTGTCGTCGCTGGCTGGGGCAAACGCTTCCGGATTGCAATTCAGGGGCACAACCCAAGATCGGGTCGAAGCTTCATTTGGCATCTTTTTCATGCTCGCCCTGGAGGCGGGGCTTCGAGCGCAGGCGATGGATGGCATTCCGGCGGCGAATGGACGACCGTTGGCGGCCTCAAATTTGGCAGCATCGAGTTGACCGAAGCCAGGTATCCCCTTCATTTCCGTTCTCATGAGCTAGAGCCCGGGACCGGTGGAGCGGGAAAGCATCGAGGCGGGCTTGGCACACGGCTTGATCTAGAGCTCTTGATCGACCGCCCTGCGACTGCAAACACAGCTGGTGACGGGACGGTCCACGCACCACCCGGAATCGTCGGGGGCAGCCCTGGCGCTCCGCATCGGTACCTACTGCGGAAGGCCGACGGCGGTGAAACCTTACTGAAGACGAAAGATGTCGGAATCGGGCTGAGTCCTGGAGACGTACTAGAGATCCACTCATCTGGCGGTGGAGGTTGGGGCCACGCTTCTGATCGTTCTGCCGAGCTGATAGCCCGCGATCGTCAACTAGGTTGGGAATGA
- a CDS encoding succinylglutamate desuccinylase/aspartoacylase family protein, which produces MEIIATDNSCAYGEPGIFRGRLRFENPTLAGYQWPLCEIRGFNPGPKLCISAGVHVNEVSAIEAAVRLQHLFDPQSIRGVVTIIPLINQPALYRYSEYVCPVDGKNINHTFPGRPDGTFSEALCDAIVNEWTPGSDCYVDMHGGDLREQVSKFVLYQRTNDRKFDERARQLAMCFDSEIVLGLPQSYLDRPGRPPTAFARGNRVALMSEAGSNGLADEETISFHVDGVLNIARTMGILDIPAPLYRNGRLICDEYLWVHSPVDGEFHAEIEAGCRVEEGQRLGSFRNLFGETLAQINAPSSGLVLWRITHPSIPRGEPVLAIAVEEPSSNPLTDPDVN; this is translated from the coding sequence ATGGAAATCATCGCGACTGATAATAGCTGCGCTTATGGGGAACCTGGTATTTTCCGAGGGCGGCTGCGCTTCGAAAACCCGACGCTTGCGGGATACCAATGGCCGCTTTGTGAAATAAGGGGCTTCAACCCTGGCCCAAAATTGTGCATTTCCGCCGGCGTTCATGTCAACGAGGTTTCTGCGATTGAAGCTGCGGTTCGGCTTCAGCATCTGTTTGATCCGCAAAGCATCCGTGGCGTTGTCACAATCATTCCGCTGATCAACCAGCCGGCGCTGTACCGATATTCCGAGTATGTCTGTCCGGTCGACGGAAAGAATATCAACCACACCTTCCCTGGTCGGCCGGACGGAACATTCTCAGAGGCGTTGTGTGACGCCATCGTCAACGAATGGACACCTGGCTCGGACTGCTATGTTGACATGCACGGCGGAGACCTTCGCGAGCAGGTTTCAAAATTCGTGCTCTATCAGAGAACGAATGACAGAAAATTCGACGAGCGGGCCCGGCAGCTGGCGATGTGCTTTGATTCCGAGATCGTTCTTGGGCTGCCGCAATCCTACCTGGATAGACCAGGCAGGCCTCCTACCGCGTTTGCGCGCGGCAATCGAGTTGCTCTGATGTCAGAAGCAGGCTCGAATGGCCTGGCGGACGAGGAGACAATTTCATTCCATGTGGACGGTGTACTCAATATCGCCCGCACCATGGGGATCCTGGATATTCCCGCGCCCCTCTACCGAAATGGACGATTGATCTGCGACGAATATCTATGGGTCCATAGTCCGGTGGACGGTGAATTCCATGCTGAGATCGAGGCTGGCTGCCGGGTAGAAGAGGGTCAGCGTCTTGGATCCTTTCGCAATCTGTTCGGTGAAACGCTAGCGCAAATCAATGCGCCTTCGAGCGGTCTGGTGCTTTGGCGCATTACGCATCCTTCGATCCCGCGTGGGGAGCCGGTGCTTGCTATCGCCGTCGAAGAGCCGAGCTCAAACCCTTTGACCGATCCAGATGTGAACTAG
- a CDS encoding ABC transporter permease subunit, which translates to MNILKAKTAGSIGSQPAQRPDFLSSLLLNRWIKGGIVAGPLIILMVGFLFIPLSYIVWGSFEGSKFNFSHYARVFSSEINFNILLRTLQIGLIVTILSVTAGYPVAYLLTKLKAGALSTVSIFILIPLFTAFLIRTYAWMIILGREGIINNALMWLGFTSAPLPLLNTTFAVVVGMAHVFIPTAIFTMYSSMVRIDHEFARAAQILGAKPVQAFLRVYLPLTLPAVFSASILIFITAIGFYITPALLGGPSDTMISQLIVAQMTTLLNFELGYASSIVLLLVTIGILFVASFFVPLEMIWSSSTAASSDEEPRAAARLLKHLKHAIAPALLVTETVLHGATRPLLTHNARWLWAYTIVVLVFLTAPLVVVIILSFSSSPFVVFPPPGFSLQWWQKLANATEWHQSFFFSVQLGIASAFVATIIGTMGAFWLVRTKFLFKKMLFLFSLSPLMVPVVIIATSLYVFEARLRILGTFGGLVMGHVLLSVPYVIVVMAAALRNFDESLEPAAAVHGARPLQVLRFITLPILKPALLTAGLLAFLTSFDELLVGIFLLGRQTPTLPIKFWGDIKYQIDPLLSAASTLIVILVAASIITVQLVRARYNARTAASTAE; encoded by the coding sequence ATGAATATCCTAAAGGCAAAGACCGCCGGTTCCATTGGGAGCCAGCCGGCGCAGCGGCCAGATTTTCTGAGTTCGCTGTTGTTGAACCGGTGGATAAAGGGGGGCATTGTCGCGGGGCCCTTGATCATCCTGATGGTTGGCTTTCTCTTCATTCCCCTGTCCTACATCGTATGGGGCAGTTTCGAAGGCTCGAAATTCAACTTCAGCCACTACGCGCGTGTGTTTTCCAGCGAGATCAACTTCAACATCTTGCTACGCACGCTCCAAATCGGTCTAATCGTGACAATCCTATCGGTGACGGCTGGGTACCCTGTAGCTTACCTCCTTACCAAGCTGAAAGCCGGGGCGTTATCGACGGTTAGTATTTTCATCCTTATTCCGCTGTTCACGGCGTTCCTAATTCGAACTTACGCCTGGATGATAATCCTCGGCCGCGAGGGCATTATAAATAACGCGCTGATGTGGCTTGGTTTCACCAGCGCTCCTCTCCCTTTGCTGAACACCACCTTTGCGGTGGTCGTTGGCATGGCGCACGTCTTCATCCCCACGGCCATTTTTACGATGTACTCGTCGATGGTGCGGATCGATCATGAATTTGCGCGCGCCGCACAGATCCTTGGCGCCAAACCCGTTCAGGCATTTCTGCGAGTGTACCTGCCGCTAACGCTCCCGGCCGTCTTCTCTGCCAGCATATTAATATTTATCACCGCAATCGGTTTTTACATCACGCCGGCACTCCTCGGTGGGCCCAGCGACACGATGATTTCACAACTGATCGTCGCGCAAATGACGACCCTCCTCAATTTTGAGTTGGGCTACGCTTCCTCGATCGTCCTCCTCCTTGTAACGATCGGCATTTTGTTCGTCGCCAGTTTTTTCGTTCCACTCGAAATGATCTGGTCATCTTCGACCGCAGCCTCTTCTGATGAAGAACCCCGTGCTGCCGCTCGCCTCTTGAAGCATTTGAAGCACGCGATTGCTCCTGCACTCCTGGTCACGGAGACCGTCCTCCATGGCGCAACGCGGCCCCTGCTGACCCATAATGCGCGCTGGCTTTGGGCATACACGATCGTTGTCTTGGTGTTTCTAACCGCACCTCTGGTCGTCGTTATCATTCTTTCCTTCAGCTCGTCACCATTCGTGGTTTTCCCACCTCCCGGGTTCTCTCTGCAATGGTGGCAAAAGCTCGCGAACGCGACGGAATGGCACCAGAGTTTCTTTTTCTCCGTGCAGTTGGGGATAGCCTCGGCGTTTGTTGCGACAATTATCGGGACAATGGGTGCGTTCTGGCTGGTGCGGACGAAGTTTCTATTCAAGAAGATGTTGTTTCTGTTCTCGCTGTCACCATTGATGGTTCCAGTCGTGATCATCGCGACATCCCTCTATGTGTTTGAGGCGCGGTTGCGGATCCTTGGAACTTTCGGCGGACTTGTCATGGGGCATGTGCTTCTGTCTGTACCGTATGTAATCGTAGTGATGGCGGCAGCCCTGCGGAACTTCGATGAGTCGCTCGAACCGGCAGCCGCAGTACATGGCGCGCGTCCCTTGCAGGTGCTCCGCTTCATCACGCTGCCCATCCTGAAGCCTGCACTCCTCACTGCCGGGCTGCTTGCGTTCCTGACGTCGTTCGATGAGCTACTTGTCGGAATATTCTTGTTGGGGCGCCAGACCCCGACGCTGCCGATTAAATTTTGGGGCGACATCAAATATCAAATCGATCCGCTTCTCAGCGCTGCCTCGACGCTGATCGTCATCCTCGTCGCAGCATCGATCATCACCGTGCAGTTAGTTCGTGCCCGTTACAACGCGCGCACTGCCGCCAGCACAGCCGAATGA
- a CDS encoding class I adenylate-forming enzyme family protein: MIDILKGFVAEFNAKADQHPNKVFAHFNSEEITFATLKAQAGTFAANLQLRGLKPGDRVAVMMRNSRFSLPVLFGIARAGAVWVPINAQQKGEGLRYILDHSRPKFVVCDFEYLATIENCGAGTPTDALITIGGPRDPGSFEAVLEKDAAFVDRPLKTDDLFAIMYTSGTTGRPKGVLVTHGMLRLAGEAVRTLTAMQPGDVFFVWEPFFHIGGAQLIVLPIIEDITLAMVDRFSASRFWDQVRSSAATHIHYLGGILQILLKQPENALDRQHAVRIAWGGGCPKDVWTKFSDRFGVEIRECYGMTEASSITTCNTDGVVGSVGKPMPWYAVKVIDENGHPCGPGERGEIVVRSLLHGALFKGYLDNPEATSKALVDSALRTGDAGTLDAKGNLWFHGRLTDSVRCKGENVSAWEVEHVAAAHPSVEDCAMIGVEADVGEQDIKLFVKAKNGKTIEPEDLSRWLAERLASYQNPRYIKVVGEFERTPSQRIMKHLLPKDLHDCWDRLATGQSVGQPRQPDVVATKQ, from the coding sequence ATGATAGATATTCTCAAGGGCTTCGTTGCAGAATTCAATGCAAAGGCCGACCAACACCCGAACAAAGTCTTTGCCCACTTCAACAGTGAAGAAATAACGTTTGCTACGCTGAAGGCGCAGGCTGGTACCTTCGCGGCCAATCTGCAGCTTAGGGGCTTGAAGCCAGGCGACCGCGTCGCGGTGATGATGCGCAACTCGCGATTTTCGCTTCCCGTGCTTTTCGGAATTGCACGCGCGGGTGCCGTCTGGGTGCCTATAAACGCTCAACAAAAGGGCGAGGGACTACGTTACATCCTCGACCACAGCAGGCCAAAATTCGTCGTTTGCGATTTCGAGTATCTTGCGACAATTGAGAATTGCGGGGCAGGGACCCCTACCGACGCCTTGATCACGATTGGTGGACCACGTGATCCGGGATCATTTGAGGCTGTGCTCGAGAAGGACGCGGCATTCGTTGATAGGCCTCTCAAGACCGATGACCTTTTCGCGATTATGTACACGTCCGGAACCACGGGGCGGCCGAAGGGCGTTCTGGTCACGCATGGAATGTTGCGCCTTGCTGGGGAAGCCGTGCGGACACTCACTGCCATGCAGCCGGGTGATGTCTTCTTTGTATGGGAGCCATTCTTCCATATCGGCGGCGCGCAACTCATTGTTTTGCCCATCATTGAAGACATCACACTCGCCATGGTCGATCGCTTCAGCGCGAGCCGTTTCTGGGATCAGGTACGGAGTTCTGCAGCGACCCATATTCATTATCTCGGCGGCATCTTGCAGATACTCCTAAAGCAGCCCGAGAATGCCCTCGATCGCCAGCACGCTGTTCGCATTGCTTGGGGTGGCGGGTGTCCGAAAGATGTTTGGACCAAGTTCAGCGACCGCTTCGGCGTTGAGATTCGCGAGTGCTACGGCATGACCGAGGCCTCCAGCATTACGACCTGCAACACCGACGGAGTTGTGGGTTCGGTCGGCAAGCCGATGCCTTGGTATGCGGTAAAGGTTATCGACGAAAATGGACATCCATGTGGTCCAGGTGAAAGGGGCGAAATCGTCGTTCGATCGTTGCTGCATGGCGCGCTTTTCAAAGGCTATCTCGATAATCCCGAAGCGACCAGCAAGGCGCTGGTGGACAGTGCCCTCCGCACCGGTGACGCTGGCACCTTGGACGCAAAAGGCAACCTTTGGTTCCACGGACGCCTGACCGACAGCGTTCGATGTAAAGGCGAAAACGTCTCTGCTTGGGAAGTTGAACATGTGGCGGCCGCACATCCTTCTGTTGAGGATTGTGCGATGATTGGCGTCGAAGCCGATGTGGGAGAGCAGGACATCAAGCTGTTCGTGAAGGCGAAGAACGGAAAAACGATCGAGCCGGAGGACTTGTCTCGTTGGCTCGCCGAACGCCTCGCGTCCTATCAGAACCCTCGCTACATCAAGGTGGTGGGCGAATTTGAGCGCACGCCCAGTCAGAGAATAATGAAGCATCTGCTTCCAAAGGACTTGCACGACTGCTGGGATCGTCTGGCAACGGGGCAATCGGTAGGACAGCCACGCCAACCCGACGTAGTGGCGACCAAGCAATAA
- a CDS encoding IclR family transcriptional regulator, whose translation MLVSKGNRRNGVNSPVSVAKGNIDERLYLGTIEKGLLVLDTFCANPRPMTLAEVAEASGLNKSATQRVLYTLRALKYLAHSETTRQYSLSARSMDIGNAYLRSNPIVEATFPYLLEANKRSQETVNLTELDGTDIMFISRVPSRKVMSSYVTIGTRLPAFATAPGRAIMAHLDAAAADEILSASKLHAITPNTVTDRRQIAEELERVRQKGYAVANEEAMLGDISTAAPVFGYDNHVVAAVNIAASTANWTIERVEAELSPITVEIARQMSKVVSQYRRM comes from the coding sequence ATGCTCGTCAGCAAAGGCAACCGCAGGAATGGAGTGAACTCTCCAGTTTCTGTCGCCAAAGGGAACATCGATGAACGTCTTTATCTCGGTACGATCGAGAAGGGACTGCTGGTCCTCGACACGTTCTGTGCTAATCCTCGTCCCATGACGCTGGCGGAGGTGGCGGAGGCCTCGGGTTTAAACAAAAGCGCAACGCAGCGAGTACTCTATACATTGCGCGCGCTCAAGTACCTCGCGCACAGTGAAACTACTCGCCAGTATTCGCTTTCGGCACGCTCTATGGATATCGGCAATGCGTATCTCCGCAGCAATCCAATTGTGGAAGCAACCTTCCCCTATCTTCTAGAGGCGAACAAAAGATCTCAGGAGACGGTCAACCTAACTGAACTTGACGGTACGGATATCATGTTTATCTCACGCGTTCCTAGCCGGAAGGTCATGAGCTCTTACGTAACGATTGGAACTCGTCTGCCCGCTTTCGCAACGGCTCCGGGGCGCGCGATCATGGCGCACCTCGACGCTGCGGCTGCGGATGAGATTCTGAGTGCATCCAAGCTTCATGCGATCACACCTAATACAGTGACCGATCGCCGACAAATTGCGGAAGAGTTGGAGAGAGTTCGCCAAAAGGGCTACGCTGTTGCCAATGAGGAGGCAATGCTAGGCGACATTTCCACCGCTGCACCGGTGTTTGGCTACGACAATCATGTAGTAGCTGCTGTTAATATCGCCGCCTCGACCGCCAACTGGACAATCGAGCGGGTCGAAGCCGAACTAAGCCCAATTACGGTTGAGATCGCACGCCAAATGTCAAAGGTCGTTTCTCAATATAGGCGAATGTAA